In one Culex quinquefasciatus strain JHB chromosome 2, VPISU_Cqui_1.0_pri_paternal, whole genome shotgun sequence genomic region, the following are encoded:
- the LOC6053964 gene encoding POC1 centriolar protein homolog, translated as MTDPVLLRHLKGHKSKVTGISFNQEGNRFATSSSDNTAIVWNINEQVRCMRFEAHTDVVNDICWSPANGQIVATASKDRTVKIWTPALMGNCDEFRAHTSNVRSVDFDSRGRKLITASDDKSIKLWRVSRKHFISSFTGHTNWVRCARFSPDDKLIASCGDDRTLKLFDPNSGQCVHSFVDQKGAGNKVAWHPDGSLVAIALDNARVKIFDIRIRKLIQYYRIFEGAVNSLDFHTSGHYMITGSDDAAVKVIDLLEGRHIYTLTGHTGPVTAVKFSKDGQLFATASEDRHIMLWKVNFASETSDNSLYSSECSDLQPQDAPKQLAPPFSKKLTYDESRGTDDDDEGSRFNENKENHPDTSILVDARKTDNFHLTDAIEVCE; from the exons ATGACCGATCCAGTCCTGCTGCGACACCTCAAAGGCCACAAAAGCAAAGTAACGGGCATTTCGTTTAATCAGGAAGGGAACCGTTTTGCGACGAGCTCCTCCGACAACACGGCCATCGTTTGGAATATTAACGAGCAGGTGCGATGCATGCGGTTCGAGGCACACACCGACGTGGTCAACGATATCTGTTGGTCTCCGGCCAACGGTCAGATAGTGGCCACGGCGTCCAAGGACCGCACCGTTAAGATCTGGACGCCGGCGCTGATGGGCAACTGCGACGAGTTCCGGGCGCACACGTCCAACGTGCGCTCGGTGGACTTTGACTCGCGCGGACGGAAGTTGATTACGGCCTCGGATGATAAGTCGATCAAGCTGTGGCGCGTTTCGAGGAAGCACTTTATTTCGTCCTTCACCGGTCACACGAACTGGGTTCGGTGCGCGCGGTTCTCGCCGGATGATAAGCTGATTGCGTCGTGCGGAGATGACCGCACGCTGAAGCTGTTCGATCCCAACTCGGGCCAGTGCGTGCACAGCTTCGTGGACCAGAAGGGTGCCGGCAATAAGGTGGCCTGGCATCCGGACGGATCGCTGGTGGCGATTGCGTTGGACAATGCACGGGTGAAGATCTTCGACATTCGGATTAGGAAGCTCATCCAGTATTATCGGATATTCGAGGGTGCCGTGAACTCGCTGGACTTTCACACGTCGGGCCATTACATGATCACGGGAAGTGACGATGCGGCGGTGAAGGTTATCGATCTGCTCGAGGGACGACACATTTACACGCTGACCGGTCACACCGGACCGGTGACGGCGGTCAAGTTCAGCAAGGATGGCCAGTTGTTTGCGACGGCGAGCGAGGATCGGCAT ATCATGCTATGGAAGGTCAACTTTGCCAGCGAAACGTCGGACAACTCGCTGTACTCGTCCGAGTGCAGCGACCTGCAGCCCCAGGATGCTCCCAAACAGCTAGCTCCTCCGTTCAGCAAGAAGCTCACGTACGACGAAAGCCGCggcaccgacgacgacgacgagggctCCCGCTTCAACGAAAACAAGGAGAACCACCCGGACACGAGCATCCTGGTGGACGCCCGCAAGACGGACAACTTTCACCTGACGGACGCGATCGAGGTTTGCGAGTGA
- the LOC6049084 gene encoding 39S ribosomal protein L21, mitochondrial, with protein sequence MFLNRLAPLARPSGVVSIANAFKSLSLGAAIPRAAPALSTLVRNTRFNSSLAAPLPSGSVVKAVNAQLASASEGRLFAVVQLCGKQFKITSGDIIIVEGYWPPTNGDRIRLDKVLLAGGKDFSLIGRPLVPAGLVDVQATIIEKSLSHTKTHFRKKRRKQYMRINFFRAQQTMIRINSIELSEKGVPEQPRASREEGERFF encoded by the exons atgtttttaaataggCTAGCACCTTTAGCCCGACCATCCGGTGTAGTGTCTATCGCAA ATGCCTTCAAATCATTATCACTTGGCGCCGCCATCCCCCGAGCAGCTCCCGCCTTATCTACGCTGGTCAGAAACACCCGCTTCAACTCATCCCTAGCCGCGCCCCTGCCGTCCGGTTCCGTAGTGAAGGCGGTCAACGCGCAGCTGGCCAGCGCTTCCGAGGGCCGCCTGTTTGCCGTGGTGCAACTCTGTGGCAAACAGTTCAAAATCACCTCCGGCGACATCATCATCGTGGAAGGCTACTGGCCACCCACCAACGGGGACCGCATCCGGCTGGACAAGGTGCTGCTGGCGGGTGGGAAGGATTTTTCCCTCATCGGACGGCCGTTGGTTCCGGCCGGACTTGTCGACGTGCAGGCCACCATCATCGAAAAGTCCCTTTCGCACACGAAAACGCACTTCCGCAAGAAACGAAGGAAGCAGTACATGAGGATCAACTTTTTCCGCGCCCAGCAGACGATGATCCGGATTAACTCGATCGAGCTGAGCGAGAAGGGCGTTCCGGAGCAGCCGAGGGCAAGCCGGGAGGAAGGGGAACGGTTTTTCTGA